One window of the Colias croceus chromosome 5, ilColCroc2.1 genome contains the following:
- the LOC123691939 gene encoding solute carrier family 22 member 8-like → MAKIKHPKFHNPIEKQFNEITRYHYFLFILLFSSKIPIFWHALNLIFLSPPIDYFCNGNSSNLCPCDEPVWDRGVFEETMQTKFGIYCENSWLTSFSHSMNFVGLLIGALMFGFLSDKFGRLSMYTVCCLILAVSGCLVSAMPTIAAFTLMRCLEGIGCGGAIITAFVLCIEYCNLRHREVITALFHIPSNISHITLPGVSYLFRHCDEFQLALSIPVFIYLSSWWLVMESPKWLMDNDKVDKAVAVMQRFGEINGKPCENIKEEIEQYLAHQSNKSQRKMKFWQIFKHKKLTINLGCMSVIYFLCGMGYYGVSQYIGKMSGDIYVNVAVSGFLLLPGTLSSIFLLQWLSRRTFLMLTIFFSGFFMILVVCMPIKLLWLRVVLACICNCFFFMSFIIVFLYSVELFPTSVRNSTLGFLSVLSRIGQITAPLINSLSETASGSVFGALALLGTILCCILPETKNAELPSSLDDTRTLTRRKTRLEEDDSFKDTRNVPLPAIK, encoded by the exons ATGGCCAAAATAAAGCATCCAAAGTTCCACAATCCCATAGAAAAACAGTTTAACGAGATAACTAGATACCATTACTTCTTATTCATTCTTTTGTTTTCGAGTAAAATACCGATATTCTGGCATGCGTTGAACCTCATCTTTTTATCGCCGcctattgattatttttgcaATGGAAATTCAAGTAATTTGTGTCCGTGCGATGAGCCTGTTTGGGATAGAGGCGTGTTTGAGGAGACCATGCAGACAAAATTTGGGATATACTGCGAAAATTCCTGGCTGACAAGTTTCTCGCATAGTATGAATTTCGTCGGTTTACTGATTGGGGCCTTAATGTTCGGATTCCTGTCTGATAA ATTTGGTCGGCTATCAATGTACACAGTATGTTGTCTAATACTTGCTGTATCGGGATGTCTCGTTAGCGCCATGCCTACAATAGCTGCATTCACATTAATGCGATGCCTTGAAGGAATTGGTTGTGGGGGCGCCATCATCACCGCTTTTGTCCTCTGCATAGAGTACTGCAACTTACGACATAGAGAAGTCATTACTGCTTTATTCCACATACCCTCAAATATCAGCCATATTACTTTACCTGGTGTTTCGTATTTGTTTCGTCATTGTGACGAATTTCAGCTTGCGCTGTCCATTcctgtttttatttacttgaGTTCCTGGTGGCTGGTGATGGAGTCTCCTAAATGGTTGATGGATAATGACAAGGTTGATAAAGCAGTGGCTGTTATGCAACGGTTTGGTgaaat AAATGGAAAACCTTGCGAGAACATAAAAGAAGAAATCGAGCAGTATCTAGCCCATCAGAGCAACAAGTCACAAAGGAAAATGAAGTTCTGGCAAATATTCAAACATAAGAAACTGACAATCAATTTGGGATGTATGTCCGtgatatattttctttgtggCATGGGATATTATGGCGTTTCTCAATATATTGGCAAAATGAGTGGCGATATATACGTTAATGTAGCAGTATCGGGCTTTTTGTTACTTCCAGGAACTTTAtcttctatatttttattacaatggtTAAGTCGTAGAACGTTTTTAATGCTAACGATATTTTTCTCTGGCTTTTTTATGATCTTAGTAGTTTGTATGCCGATCAAGCTACTGTGGTTGAGAGTCGTGTTGGCTTGTATTTGCAACTGTTTCTTCTTCATgtcttttattattgtatttctgTATAGTGTGGAATTATTTCCGACTTCAGTGAGGAATTCTACATTAGGATTTTTATCAGTATTATCAAGGATTGGCCAAATAACTGCTCCGCTTATAAACTCTTTATCAGAAACTGCATCTGGTAGTGTTTTTGGTGCACTTGCTCTTTTAGGAACTATATTATGCTGTATTCTACCTGAGACGAAGAATGCAGAATTACCCTCGTCTTTAGATGATACCAGAACATTAACTAGACGAAAAACTCGCTTGGAAGAAGATGATTCGTTCAAAGACACTAGGAATGTACCACTTCCTGctataaagtaa